Proteins from a single region of Hordeum vulgare subsp. vulgare chromosome 6H, MorexV3_pseudomolecules_assembly, whole genome shotgun sequence:
- the LOC123403183 gene encoding G-type lectin S-receptor-like serine/threonine-protein kinase At2g19130, producing the protein MPRQMERASKRRSVLPSSFVLLLPFLINLLCPGWGFTEAGDTLLPGQSLNSSQFLLSNNGVFKLGFNLRYVDSLYCDFGIWFTNSSSDDDYSLFSPPELQASFKCESSSVTLSENGELRITDSYGSVLLNSDYRTTTSISAIAVLLDNGNLVLRDQANSSQVLWQSFDYPTSTLLPGMRLGSNAIIGKSMILFSYPSFYIDQYYSDIKNFTLRVDATRRRGFIIQQFPFGLVFAGTFPSWTVREDGDFLLTLNDAHTYMRLNGSGFIEFAKQEAGSSILWSAPENLCDFESYCGPYGICKRSGLCICPTGFDPPSITSMYYLGCSREMPMNCERDNSTHREVPFYPIDGIYKFPKNSWPSDARSMKECEASCLKDCTCTAFAYNVTCMLWFWELRNTAVLDSGSNGNRLYIRLGTKQQQENSGSRERTEYENGPLFLVVMAELVIIVIIIGLAVLWRCRTRIFRERTEYENGSLVVLSFAQIKSSTKKFSEKLGEGGFGCVYKGTLPGSAAVAVKKLKCLRQGEKQFRAEVQTIGMIQHNNLVRLIGFCADHGSRLLVYEYMEKGSLNSHLFCKDSAKLSWKLRYHIALGTARGLAYLHEECKDCIIHCDMKPDNVLLDAEFCPKIADFGMAKLLGRDFSRVLTTMRGTIGYLAPEWISGLPITHKADVYSYGMMLFEIISGRRNAEKIEEGKFTYFPIFAAFKVCEGDVMCLLDSRLEGEADVEQLSRACRIACWCIQDFEDHRPMMGQVVQMLEGVLDVEVPPIPRSLQNFVDMGD; encoded by the coding sequence ATGCCTCGTCAAATGGAGAGAGCAAGCAAGCGGAGGTCTGTGCTCCCGTCCTCCTTCGTTTTACTACTCCCCTTCCTCATCAACCTTTTGTGCCCCGGCTGGGGATTCACGGAGGCAGGAGACACACTCCTTCCAGGGCAATCTCTAAATTCTAGCCAGTTCCTACTCTCAAACAATGGTGTCTTCAAGTTAGGTTTCAATTTACGATATGTTGATTCCCTGTATTGTGATTTTGGCATCTGGTTCACTAACTCATCGTCCGATGATGATTATTCGCTGTTTTCGCCACCTGAACTGCAAGCGAGTTTTAAGTGCGAGTCATCATCAGTTACCCTATCAGAGAATGGAGAACTACGCATAACCGACAGCTATGGTTCTGTCCTTTTGAATTCAGATTACAGGACGACCACTTCTATCTCTGCCATTGCAGTGCTTCTTGATAATGGAAACCTTGTATTAAGAGACCAAGCAAACAGTTCCCAGGTGCTTTGGCAGAGTTTTGATTACCCAACTAGTACACTGCTCCCTGGAATGCGCCTAGGGTCCAATGCAATCATCGGCAAGAGCATGATCCTTTTTTCTTATCCTAGTTTTTATATTGATCAGTATTATAGTGACATTAAAAATTTTACTCTGAGAGTGGATGCAACAAGAAGGCGAGGTTTTATTATTCAGCAGTTTCCTTTTGGTTTAGTGTTTGCTGGTACTTTTCCTAGCTGGACAGTTCGTGAAGATGGAGACTTTTTACTGACGCTAAATGACGCACATACATACATGCGTCTAAATGGCTCTGGATTTATTGAATTTGCTAAGCAAGAGGCAGGCAGTTCTATTTTGTGGTCTGCTCCAGAAAATTTATGCGACTTTGAGTCCTACTGTGGACCATATGGTATCTGCAAAAGGTCAGGCTTATGCATATGCCCTACTGGTTTTGATCCACCGAGCATAACATCAATGTATTATCTTGGCTGTTCGagggagatgcctatgaattgtgAAAGAGACAATTCAACTCATCGGGAAGTGCCGTTTTATCCGATAGATGGCATCTACAAGTTCCCCAAGAATTCTTGGCCCTCTGATGCCAGAAGTATGAAAGAGTGTGAAGCTTCCTGCTTAAAGGACTGTACCTGTACTGCCTTTGCTTACAATGTGacatgcatgttgtggttttgggaGTTACGGAACACAGCAGTCCTTGACTCTGGTTCAAATGGCAATCGTCTGTACATACGTCTTGGCACCAAACAACAACAGGAAAATTCGGGTTCCAGAGAAAGAACTGAGTATGAAAATGGTCCTCTGTTTCTAGTGGTAATGGCGGAGTTAGTCATCATTGTTATTATCATTGGTCTGGCTGTTTTGTGGAGATGCAGAACAAGGATATTCAGAGAAAGAACTGAGTATGAAAATGGAAGCCTTGTGGTCTTATCATTTGCACAAATAAAGAGCTCAACGAAAAAATTCTCTGAAAAACTCGGAGAAGGTGGTTTCGGCTGTGTTTACAAGGGGACATTGCCAGGTTCTGCTGCAGTGGCCGTCAAAAAGCTAAAATGCCTTAGACAAGGAGAGAAGCAGTTTCGAGCAGAGGTGCAGACCATTGGGATGATTCAACACAACAATCTTGTTCGTCTAATTGGATTCTGTGCTGATCACGGTAGCAGGTTATTGGTGTATGAGTACATGGAAAAAGGTTCTTTAAACTCCCATCTCTTCTGCAAGGATTCTGCAAAACTGAGCTGGAAACTGCGGTACCATATAGCACTTGGAACAGCAAGAGGCCTGGCTTATCTGCACGAGGAGTGCAAAGATTGCATTATACACTGCGACATGAAGCCGGACAATGTACTTCTAGATGCAGAGTTCTGTCCTAAGATTGCCGACTTTGGTATGGCGAAGCTTCTTGGCCGAGATTTCAGTAGGGTCCTGACAACAATGAGAGGGACCATCGGATATCTTGCACCCGAGTGGATCTCAGGGCTGCCGATCACACATAAGGCTGACGTCTACAGCTATGGAATGATGCTTTTTGAAATCATATCAGGGAGAAGAAATGCAGAGAAAATTGAAGAAGGGAAGTTTACTTACTTTCCCATCTTTGCTGCATTCAAGGTGTGTGAAGGAGATGTTATGTGTCTGTTGGATAGCAGGTTGGAAGGCGAGGCGGATGTGGAGCAGCTGAGCAGAGCTTGCAGAATTGCATGTTGGTGCATTCAAGATTTTGAAGATCATAGGCCAATGATGGGGCAAGTTGTTCAGATGCTGGAAGGTGTTCTGGATGTCGAAGTACCTCCCATTCCAAGGTCACTGCAGAATTTTGTGGACATGGGGGATTGA
- the LOC123402150 gene encoding pumilio homolog 23 encodes MERSKHGKRNGRQDGNTGRGRGKGRPSGSSREMNPRGMKNDNALQPTNASTSVMNVIRRKVEPETAKYFLEISNLFDNKEIDLEDRSTICANALEETKGKELELVTDGVISHTLQILVQGCELEQLCMFLRSCIQSFHVIAMDKFGSHVAEAALKTLATHLEDDTSRVIVEEILNKICKVIAADATNVMCSCYGSHVLRTLLCLCKGVPLDSLQDFHTTKRSAVLAERLSGGSSRPGDQNLTSFEHGFPDMFRTFVRQMLQNAKNDISTLLTEKNSSLVLQTVLKLSAGDDDELNHIISILLGYDEDDTAQKKDYSEQKNKIVALLEDTAYSHLLEVIIDVAPKELRSNMLIGTLKGALFAISSHHCGNYVVQALISSAKTADQMKQIWEELGPNIKELLELGKSGVVASILAACQRLETNRLEISEALSAAITSDSESSDSIVAHILFLENFLREKSYWKWPLGVKMSVLGCLMLQSIFQYPHQYIRQYVASLLALDNDQILQIAKDPGGSRVLEAFLCSSATTKRKFKVFAKLQGHYGEIAMNPSGSFLVEKCFTASNFSHKEAIVSELLAMQNELSRTRHAIHLLKKLDVDRYSRRPDQWRAAQTSKETTQREFQAEFGLNNSKPIGQSIEELLSPQSPAKKRKQKEKTDKTTTADASTTKPESFQKSTKGEKPAKAMSEGESSSKKPANMPFLNDSGKRKSPGFLSDKPIHKKQKHERPSEGRRFVGDGSSVGTPFVRNNVKQKQSIAELAALAGKDKLTAGEVRKLLKPEISAKGA; translated from the exons ATGGAGAGATCTAAACATGGGAAGAGGAACGGCCGTCAGGACGGGAACACGGGCAGGGGGCGTGGAAAGGGCCGCCCTTCGGGCAGTTCTAGGGAGATGAATCCCAGGGGCATGAAGAACGATAACGCATTACAGCCCACCAATGCTTCGACCTCAGTGATGAATGTTATTAG GAGAAAGGTTGAGCCTGAAACAGCTAAATACTTCCTCGAGATATCGAATCTCTTTGATAACAAGGAGATAGATTTGGAGGACCGCTCGACGATCTGCGCTAATGCTTTGGAAGAAACCAAAGGGAAGGAGCTCGAGCTTGTCACTGACGGTGTAATCAGCCACACCTTGCAGATTCTTGTACAAGGTTGCGAGTTGGAGCAGTTGTGCATGTTCCTTCGCAGCTGTATTCAGTCTTTTCATGTTATCGCCATGGACAAATTTGGATCACATGTGGCTGAAGCAGCTCTCAAGACACTGGCAACACATCTTGAAGACGACACCTCCAGGGTCATTGTGGAAGAGATACTGAATAAAATTTGCAAG GTTATTGCTGCAGATGCTACTAATGTGATGTGCAGCTGCTACGGATCCCATGTTCTAAGGACACTTCTCTGTCTTTGTAAGGGTGTcccgttagattcattgcaagatTTCCACACGACAAAGAGATCTGCTGTTCTGGCTGAACGATTGAGCGGTGGTTCAAGTAGACCAGGCGACCAGAATCTAACAAGCTTTGAACATGGTTTCCCAGACATGTTCAGAACTTTTGTCAGGCAAATGCTACAAAATGCAAAAAATGACATTTCAACGTTACTAACTGAGAAGAACAGTAGCCTTGTTTTACAG ACTGTGTTGAAATTATcagctggtgatgatgatgaattgAATCATATAATATCAATCCTTCTTGGTTACGATGAGGATGACACTGCTCAGAAGAAAGATTACAGTGAACAAAAGAATAAGATAGTTGCTTTACTTGAAGATACTGCTTATAGTCATCTCTTGGAG GTTATTATAGATGTTGCTCCTAAGGAACTACGCAGCAATATGCTTATAGGGACTCTCAAGGGTGCACTATTTGCAATCTCGTCTCACCACTGTGGTAACTATGTGGTACAAGCTTTAATATCATCAGCGAAAACCGCAGATCAG ATGAAGCAAATATGGGAGGAACTTGGTCCTAATATCAAGGAGTTGCTTGAGCTAGGTAAATCAGGAGTGGTGGCTTCCATTTTAGCTGCATGCCAGCGACTTGAAACAAATCGCCTAGAG ATCTCTGAAGCTCTTTCTGCAGCAATAACTTCAGATTCCGAGTCTTCTGATAGCATTGTTGCACATATACTTTTTCTTGAGAATTTTCTCCGGGAGAAATCTTATTGGAAATGGCCGCTTGGCGTAAAGATGAGCGTTCTTGGTTGCCTGATGCTGCAATCAATTTTTCAATACCCACAT CAATATATTCGGCAGTATGTTGCAAGTTTGCTTGCTTTGGACAATGATCAGATCCTGCAGATTGCCAAGGACCCTGGAGGCAGCCGTGTTCTTGAAGCATTTCTATGTTCAAGTGCAACAACAAAGCGAAAATTTAAAGTTTTTGCAAA ATTGCAAGGCCATTATGGGGAGATTGCTATGAATCCTTCTGGCTCATTCTTGGTTGAAAAATGCTTTACAGCGAGTAATTTTTCCCACAAAGAGGCCATCGTGTCAGAGCTGTTGGCTATGCAAAATGAACTATCTCGGACAAGACATGCCATCCACTTGTTAAAGAAACTGGATGTTGATAG ATACTCAAGACGACCCGACCAGTGGAGAGCTGCGCAAACTTCGAAAGAAACAACTCAGAGAGAATTTCAAGCCGAATTTGGCCTGAACAACAGTAAACCTATTGGCCAGAGTATCGAGGAGCTGCTTTCTCCTCAAAGCCCTGCAAAGAAGCGTAagcagaaagagaaaactgacaaAACTACTACTGCGGATGCCAGCACCACTAAGCCAGAATCATTTCAGAAAAGCACCAAGGGCGAGAAACCTGCCAAGGCAATGTCTGAGGGAGAATCGAGCAGCAAGAAACCCGCGAACATGCCGTTCTTGAATGACAGTGGCAAGAGGAAATCGCCAGGTTTCCTATCGGACAAACCGATCCACAAGAAACAGAAACACGAGAGACCCTCAGAGGGCAGGCGGTTTGTCGGGGATGGCAGCAGTGTTGGCACACCGTTTGTCAGGAACAATGTCAAGCAGAAACAGTCCATCGCCGAGCTTGCTGCTCTGGCTGGTAAGGATAAACTGACCGCAGGGGAGGTCCGGAAGCTGCTCAAGCCGGAAATTTCAGCCAAGGGAGCCTAG